A single window of Gossypium hirsutum isolate 1008001.06 chromosome A10, Gossypium_hirsutum_v2.1, whole genome shotgun sequence DNA harbors:
- the LOC107896758 gene encoding LOW QUALITY PROTEIN: aspartate aminotransferase, mitochondrial (The sequence of the model RefSeq protein was modified relative to this genomic sequence to represent the inferred CDS: inserted 2 bases in 1 codon): MIISRFLRRGISTSTSPTRRRSWWDHVTPALKDPINAVTDAFLADPCPYKINLGVGAYRDDEGKPVVLQCVREAEGKTGATNFLESTSTAISSKLVEESAKLIYGEDSDVIKERRFAGIPALSGTGACRIFAEFQKQFYPDSTIYFPDPTWSNHRNIWGDAHVPDRTFHYYHPDSKGLNFVALMDDVKNAPDGSFFLLQPCAIXPNWVDPTDEQWLEISSLFKVKNHFPFFDVAYQGFASGDVERDAQAIRIFLEDGHSIGCAQSFAKNMGLYGHRVGCLSILCNDKIQAVAIKSHLKQISNTMYGSPPIHGISLVSKILSNPDIKALWLKEVKVMATRIQRMRATLREALERLGSPLNWQHITNQVGMFCFSGLTRAEVDQLAKEFHIYMTHDGRISMAGVTTKNVDYVARAIHEVTASDRDIKILHNIGAYKVNTDICSTSLGTKKTRARGMNLAL, from the exons ATGATTATTTCCCGATTTCTAAGACGAGGAATCTCAACTTCCACCAGCCCCACTCGACGACGGTCATGGTGGGATCATGTCACTCCGGCTCTTAAAGACCCCATCAATGCTGTCACCGACGCCTTTCTTGCTGATCCTTGTCCTTACAAGATTAATCTTGGAGTG GGAGCTTACAGGGATGATGAAGGGAAACCGGTTGTGCTTCAATGCGTTAGAGAAGCGGAAGGCAAGACTGGGGCTACCAATTTCCT GGAGTCGACATCTACAGCTATTAGCTCGAAATTGGTTGAGGAGAGTGCAAAATTGATATATGGGGAAGATTCGGATGTCATAAAAGAAAGGAGGTTTGCCGGAATCCCGGCTCTATCTGGAACTGGTGCATGTCGTATCTTTGCCGAGTTTCAGAAACAATTTTACCCTGATTCAACAATATATTTTCCCGATCCAACATGGTCTAA TCACCGCAATATTTGGGGAGATGCTCATGTTCCGGACCGAACCTTTCACTATTACCATCCTGATTCTAAGGGTTTAAACTTTGTGGCACTCATGGATGATGTCAAG AATGCACCAGATGGTTCTTTCTTCTTACTTCAGCCTTGTGCCAT ACCCAACTGGGTTGACCCTACGGATGAGCAGTGGCTAGAAATCTCATCTCTGTTCAAG GTAAAGAATCATTTTCCCTTCTTTGACGTCGCTTATCAAGGTTTTGCAAGCGGGGATGTAGAGAGGGATGCCCAAGCTATTAGAATTTTTCTTGAAGATGGCCATTCAATCGGTTGTGCGCAATCTTTTGCGAAAAACATGGGTTTGTATGGACACCGAGTGGGTTGTCTCAG TATTCTCTGCAATGACAAAATCCAAGCAGTGGCGATCAAGAGCCATCTAAAGCAGATTTCTAACACTATGTATGGCAGTCCACCAATTCACGGTATATCACTAGTCTCGAAAATCTTGAGCAATCCAGACATTAAGGCCCTTTGGCTCAAAGAGGTTAAG GTCATGGCAACTCGTATTCAAAGAATGAGAGCTACTCTACGGGAAGCTCTTGAGAGATTAGGGTCTCCCCTCAATTGGCAACACATAACTAACCAG GTCGGAATGTTTTGCTTCTCTGGATTAACTCGTGCAGAGGTCGATCAGCTTGCGAAGGAATTTCATATATACATGACACATGATGGACGCATAAg CATGGCTGGTGTGACCACAAAGAATGTCGATTATGTAGCAAGAGCTATTCATGAAGTCACTGCCTCCGATCGCGACATCAAGATATTACATAACATTGGTGCATATAAGGTTAATACTGATATATGCTCAACTTCCCTTGGTACTAAAAAAACAAGAGCAAGGGGAATGAATTTAGCCTTGTAA
- the LOC107896757 gene encoding uncharacterized protein — MFTTSPDHLPHNKSLEIKQDDKFFSRLLSKENSVANPSFRVYYGGLPGAVPFMWESQPGTPKYTFSDTSIPPLTPPPSYYSNSNSNSKPIKNKHSRSGLFQALFPKIISLKKTSSLVPTSPPPSSSSPMFLAIRPGKYQKRSRFLTPDDEVDTAAIGSPTSTLCFDIGRGKYR, encoded by the coding sequence ATGTTTACCACAAGTCCTGATCATCTTCCCCATAATAAGAGTCTCGAAATTAAGCAAGATGACAAGTTCTTTTCCAGGCTTTTATCTAAGGAAAACTCTGTCGCCAATCCTTCTTTCAGGGTCTACTATGGCGGACTCCCCGGTGCTGTCCCTTTCATGTGGGAGTCTCAGCCTGGGACACCCAAATACACATTCTCTGATACATCCATTCCTCCTCTCACTCCTCCTCCATCATACTACTCCAACTCCAACTCCAACTCCAAACCCATCAAGAATAAGCACTCAAGATCTGGTCTTTTCCAGGCATTGTTCCCAAAGATTATCAGTTTGAAGAAAACCAGCAGTCTAGTGCCTACATCAcctcctccttcttcttcttcaccaatGTTTCTTGCAATAAGACCCGGAAAATACCAGAAGAGGAGTCGATTTTTGACCCCAGATGATGAAGTTGATACTGCAGCCATTGGATCACCAACTTCCACTCTGTGTTTCGATATTGGTAGGGGGAAGTATCGGTAA
- the LOC107895544 gene encoding uncharacterized protein: MVGLALNGVQLSTKWEAPENPIIKINFDASFDSTTYRSVSGIVARSGEGEVEISKSQLHLAVDTAFDAEAIACYGAVLTGLEMGYTKVVIEGDSKSIITKCMAQSVDKSQVSAHIRNIQREKSKFQTITFRYAPRSANRLAHIVATTSLKEMKMIYLRGVVPGYANHQWLLERPRELD; this comes from the exons ATGGTGGGATTGgctctcaatggag tccagctttcaacaaAATGGGAAGCCCCAGAGAACCcaataattaaaatcaattttgatGCTTCTTTCGATAGCACAACTTACAGATCGGTATCGGGGATAGTGGCAAGATCTGGAGAAGGAGAGGTTGAAATTTCTAAATCTCAACTGCATCTAGCGGTTGATACGGCTTTTGATGCAGAGGCAATTGCTTGTTACGGCGCAGTCCTCACTGGCTTAGAAATGGGCTACACAAAGGTTGTTATTGAGGGCGACTCCAAGTCCATCATAACCAAATGCATGGCGCAATCAGTGGACAAATCGCAAGTTAGTGCGCATATTCGAAATATTCAAAGAGAAAAAAGCAAATTTCAGACCATTACTTTCCGTTATGCTCCAAGATCAGCTAATCGCTTAGCCCACATCGTTGCGACAACAAGCTTGAAGGAAATGAAGATGATTTACCTGCGTGGGGTGGTCCCCGGCTACGCCAATCATCAATGGCTACTGGAGCGCCCACGAGAACTGGATTGA